In Tubulanus polymorphus chromosome 2, tnTubPoly1.2, whole genome shotgun sequence, a single window of DNA contains:
- the LOC141900324 gene encoding neurensin-1-like yields MESDAETALLASSDGRKGSTSGKPNDGKRTESDSRRSSRRLSGKPPLQRVDEVEQQSTDGERRRSGCPDYFGVKSYLHFFYDPSVIKDPSIYEDDDGFPFLNPRPRRARCRSIWWKIFVWIGANLLVFGILGILISYLLPRRPTEMLKGDKYEVLDTSAIRFNHNLDLCKLVSLIVFCVGGLTLIISLLFPSLLYHYCDESSKKDDGFKVGLLNEEPAPMSPIEMTVPATSKLQNVQPQRKSEEAIITQEGTVNFKD; encoded by the coding sequence ATGGAATCTGATGCTGAAACGGCATTGTTGGCTAGTTCGGATGGGCGAAAAGGGTCCACGAGTGGTAAACCAAATGATGGAAAAAGAACGGAGTCAGATAGCCGGAGATCGAGTCGACGGTTGAGCGGGAAACCACCATTACAGCGTGTTGATGAAGTCGAGCAACAATCTACAGATGGTGAACGTCGCAGATCAGGATGCCCGGATTATTTCGGCGTTAAATCCTATCTGCACTTCTTCTACGATCCATCTGTTATCAAAGATCCTTCAATCTACGAGGACGACGATGGATTCCCGTTCCTGAACCCTCGTCCACGTCGAGCAAGATGTCGGTCTATTTGGTGGAAGATATTTGTGTGGATCGGGGCTAATTTGTTGGTGTTCGGGATCCTTGGAATACTGATCAGTTATCTGTTACCTAGGCGACCGACAGAAATGCTGAAAGGTGATAAGTACGAAGTCCTCGATACGTCAGCGATACGTTTTAATCACAACTTAGATTTATGTAAATTGGTCAGCCTAATCGTATTCTGCGTTGGAGGCCTCACCCTCATCATATCTTTGCTATTTCCCAGtttattatatcattattgtGATGAATCTTCGAAAAAAGATGATGGGTTTAAAGTAGGCTTACTGAACGAAGAACCGGCGCCTATGAGCCCAATAGAAATGACTGTACCAGCCACATCGAAACTGCAAAATGTTCAGCCCCAGCGGAAATCAGAGGAAGCTATTATAACACAAGAGGGGACCGTCAACTTCAAAGATTAA